The following coding sequences are from one Arthrobacter sp. 24S4-2 window:
- a CDS encoding pirin family protein — protein MTNLEVSPREELCPPGQPGGYAGNGPCLQLWPAREVPLGGVRAMNVFRTLPQRGLPTVGAWCFLDSFGPDRVAMSVLPHPHTGLQTVTWPLAGNIRHRDSVGSDVVVRPGELNIMTAGHGVSHSEFAVLPHRNSVTDDAAGAGTSGHGTSDAGFELPLQRGLQLWVALPDGERHRAPAFEQHRDLPEVVGDGFTATVMVGSFAGKVSPATMYSPIVGADISCTGPVALPLNPEFEHAVLVLDGALTIDGQDVLPGPLGYLGTGRLVLELDARPDTRFILLGGEPFQEELLMWWNFVGRTHDEVAQARQDWQAQAELTEQDAEAARFGLVRGHGPDAGSEAGRIPAPALPGVRLRPRTRS, from the coding sequence GTGACCAACCTTGAAGTAAGCCCCAGAGAAGAACTGTGCCCGCCCGGACAGCCGGGAGGCTACGCCGGGAACGGTCCGTGCCTGCAGTTGTGGCCCGCCCGGGAAGTTCCGCTGGGCGGAGTCCGGGCAATGAATGTCTTCCGCACGCTTCCGCAGCGCGGCCTGCCCACCGTAGGCGCTTGGTGCTTTTTGGACAGCTTCGGACCGGACCGCGTCGCCATGTCAGTCCTGCCGCATCCGCACACCGGCCTCCAGACGGTGACCTGGCCGCTCGCCGGCAACATCAGGCACCGCGACAGCGTGGGCAGCGACGTCGTCGTGCGGCCCGGCGAGCTCAACATCATGACGGCCGGGCACGGCGTCTCACACTCCGAGTTCGCCGTCCTGCCGCACCGTAATTCAGTGACCGACGACGCCGCCGGCGCCGGGACTTCCGGTCACGGAACGTCCGACGCGGGATTTGAGCTTCCGCTGCAGCGGGGCCTTCAGCTGTGGGTCGCCCTCCCCGATGGTGAGCGCCACCGCGCCCCGGCTTTTGAACAGCACCGGGACCTGCCGGAAGTGGTCGGGGACGGCTTCACCGCGACCGTCATGGTGGGAAGCTTTGCAGGCAAGGTCTCGCCCGCCACCATGTACTCCCCTATCGTCGGCGCCGACATCAGCTGCACCGGACCGGTCGCGCTGCCGCTCAACCCGGAGTTCGAGCACGCCGTGCTGGTGCTCGACGGCGCCCTCACCATCGATGGCCAGGATGTTCTGCCGGGCCCGCTGGGTTACCTCGGCACCGGCCGGCTTGTCCTTGAACTGGATGCACGTCCGGACACGCGTTTCATCCTGCTGGGCGGCGAACCGTTCCAGGAGGAGCTGCTGATGTGGTGGAACTTCGTCGGCCGGACCCACGATGAGGTGGCCCAGGCACGCCAGGACTGGCAGGCCCAGGCGGAGCTGACGGAACAGGACGCCGAGGCGGCGCGCTTTGGCCTGGTCCGGGGTCATGGGCCGGACGCGGGATCCGAAGCCGGGCGCATCCCGGCTCCGGCGTTGCCCGGAGTGCGCCTCCGGCCCCGCACCCGCTCCTGA
- a CDS encoding N-acetylglucosamine kinase gives MTNSDNLPATDSVPSTGAGHGAEPSAVAGAVIGLDIGGTKTRGVRFENGQAVADESVGSSNVQNVSREEAALHLAELFGRIGGGRVAQVYAGAGGIDTDEDAAALAALIAPHVPGAKVTVVHDSRLLLAAGGASTGVAVIAGTGSAAWGKNAQGEEARAGGWGYLLGDEGSGYWLGREAVRHSLRRMNQGLEPDELTTALLRSCNVDDPNKLIALFHAPETGRRYWAQQARLVVEAANAGHAPSQALVEQAGADLAGLAAQALRKLGIQGPVILGSGLGMNVARLQDAFRRSLAGEGVTDVRVLEQDPVFGVLQLVAEQG, from the coding sequence GTGACTAATTCTGACAACCTGCCGGCAACGGATTCTGTTCCTTCCACCGGCGCCGGCCACGGCGCGGAGCCCAGTGCAGTAGCCGGTGCCGTGATCGGCCTGGATATCGGCGGCACCAAGACCCGCGGCGTCCGTTTCGAAAACGGACAGGCGGTAGCTGATGAAAGCGTCGGCAGCTCCAATGTGCAGAACGTAAGCCGCGAGGAAGCGGCCCTGCACCTTGCGGAGCTCTTCGGAAGGATCGGCGGCGGCCGGGTCGCCCAGGTCTACGCCGGCGCCGGCGGAATCGACACTGACGAGGATGCAGCTGCGCTCGCAGCGCTCATCGCTCCCCATGTGCCCGGCGCAAAGGTCACGGTGGTCCACGACTCCAGGCTGTTGCTGGCAGCCGGCGGGGCAAGCACCGGAGTGGCAGTCATTGCCGGCACCGGTTCGGCAGCGTGGGGCAAGAATGCGCAGGGCGAGGAAGCCCGGGCTGGCGGTTGGGGCTACCTCCTGGGAGACGAAGGAAGCGGATACTGGCTGGGACGCGAAGCCGTCCGCCACAGCCTTCGCCGGATGAACCAGGGCCTGGAACCGGACGAACTCACCACGGCACTGCTGCGCTCCTGCAACGTTGATGACCCCAACAAGCTGATAGCACTCTTCCACGCGCCTGAAACGGGGCGCCGTTACTGGGCGCAGCAGGCCCGGCTTGTGGTGGAGGCGGCGAACGCCGGCCACGCCCCCAGCCAGGCTCTTGTTGAGCAGGCAGGCGCGGACCTCGCCGGACTGGCGGCCCAGGCACTGCGGAAACTGGGAATCCAGGGCCCGGTGATCCTGGGCAGCGGCCTGGGCATGAACGTCGCGAGGCTTCAGGACGCCTTCAGGCGGAGCCTGGCCGGCGAAGGCGTTACTGACGTGCGCGTGCTGGAGCAGGACCCCGTCTTCGGCGTCCTGCAGCTGGTGGCCGAACAGGGATAG
- a CDS encoding nitronate monooxygenase produces MTGAIFGTRIIAAPMAGGTSTPQFVQAVAESGGLGFLAAGYKTVEAMQAEMRELRSAGARFGMNVFVPDRAQLNPSAPAVRELEDYRQSLEPDARRYGVSLPGLRLDDDDLWQDKVDALLEDPVEFVSFTFGLPERDEVRALKRAGSAVLATVTNTAEALLAVERGADLLAVQHASAGGHSGAFLPPAGGAASPGTLTTAELLASVRAAVGVPLVAAGGIMDSAGLDAVLAAGASAAQLGTAFVRSDESGARQLHKDALASPRFTETRLTRAFTGRQARALANSFVLDHGDAPEGYPAIHHLTAPIRAAAAAAGDPERLNLWAGTGWRQASEGPVAAIMAGLLAGSALA; encoded by the coding sequence ATGACGGGCGCCATATTCGGAACCAGAATCATTGCGGCACCCATGGCCGGGGGCACATCGACGCCGCAATTCGTGCAGGCCGTTGCTGAGTCCGGTGGTTTGGGTTTCCTGGCCGCCGGCTATAAGACCGTGGAGGCCATGCAGGCGGAGATGCGCGAGCTCAGGTCCGCCGGGGCCCGGTTCGGCATGAACGTCTTCGTTCCCGACCGGGCACAGCTGAACCCTTCGGCCCCGGCAGTCCGGGAGCTGGAGGACTACCGGCAGAGCCTCGAGCCGGATGCCCGGCGGTACGGGGTAAGCCTTCCCGGGCTGCGCCTGGATGACGATGATCTGTGGCAGGACAAGGTGGACGCCCTGCTCGAAGACCCGGTGGAGTTCGTCAGTTTTACCTTCGGGCTGCCGGAGAGGGACGAGGTGCGTGCGTTAAAGCGGGCGGGCTCCGCGGTCCTGGCGACCGTCACGAACACCGCCGAGGCCCTACTCGCCGTGGAGCGGGGTGCCGACCTCCTGGCGGTCCAGCATGCCAGTGCGGGCGGCCACAGCGGCGCGTTTCTGCCGCCGGCAGGCGGGGCCGCCTCCCCCGGAACCCTGACGACGGCGGAGCTGCTCGCCTCGGTGCGTGCCGCCGTCGGCGTCCCGCTGGTTGCGGCCGGCGGGATCATGGATTCCGCCGGGCTGGACGCTGTGCTGGCCGCGGGCGCATCCGCTGCCCAGCTGGGCACGGCCTTCGTCCGCAGCGACGAAAGCGGGGCACGCCAGCTCCACAAGGACGCCCTCGCCAGCCCCCGCTTCACGGAAACACGCCTGACCCGCGCCTTCACCGGCCGGCAGGCCCGCGCGCTTGCCAACTCTTTCGTGCTGGACCACGGGGATGCCCCCGAGGGATACCCTGCGATTCACCACCTGACTGCCCCGATCCGGGCAGCGGCAGCCGCAGCGGGCGATCCGGAGCGGCTGAACCTGTGGGCGGGAACCGGGTGGAGGCAGGCTTCGGAAGGTCCTGTCGCGGCAATCATGGCAGGGCTGCTGGCGGGGTCGGCGCTGGCCTGA
- a CDS encoding LysR family transcriptional regulator: MDIEHKQLVQLLPLLPILSELGRTQHVTETAELLGVPQSTVSRALARASAVVGTELLVRDGRGVRLTPAAKALLPYIDAALDEFRTGLDLVRHESEVVRGRIAVAFQHTFGEGTLPLLISAFRSRHPQTAFDLSQGARDGCLAELAGGTADLALTAPVAPASRSIGSAALYREPLRLVVHHEHRLAGRKTAQLAEIRQDPFVAMGAGFGMRSLTDALFREAGFRPRIAFESQDSHTVRGLVSAGLGVSILPPGGLAPGRTVSPLTGNLGWVEVPLESGLAFREIGLAWRERRGGQEAEPDQVRLFREMVLADGPALLAGLVRARSG, encoded by the coding sequence ATGGACATCGAGCACAAACAGCTGGTGCAGCTGCTGCCGCTGCTTCCCATCCTGTCCGAACTCGGGCGGACCCAGCATGTGACCGAAACGGCCGAACTGCTGGGCGTGCCGCAGTCCACAGTCAGCCGCGCGCTCGCCCGCGCCAGCGCGGTGGTGGGCACCGAACTGCTGGTCCGCGACGGCCGGGGAGTCCGGCTCACCCCGGCAGCCAAGGCGCTGCTGCCGTACATCGACGCCGCCCTGGACGAGTTCCGGACCGGCCTGGACCTGGTCCGGCATGAATCCGAGGTGGTGCGCGGCCGGATAGCCGTGGCGTTCCAGCACACCTTCGGCGAGGGCACGCTGCCGCTGCTGATCAGTGCCTTCCGCAGCCGCCATCCGCAAACGGCCTTCGACCTCAGCCAGGGCGCGCGCGACGGCTGCCTCGCGGAACTCGCCGGGGGAACGGCGGACCTGGCACTCACGGCTCCCGTCGCGCCCGCCAGCCGGAGCATCGGCTCGGCCGCACTCTACCGGGAACCGCTGCGGCTGGTGGTCCACCATGAGCACCGTCTGGCCGGCCGAAAAACAGCACAGCTTGCGGAGATCAGGCAGGACCCGTTCGTGGCCATGGGAGCCGGGTTCGGGATGCGATCGCTAACGGATGCACTGTTCCGCGAGGCGGGATTCCGCCCGCGCATCGCCTTCGAAAGCCAGGACTCCCACACGGTCCGCGGCCTTGTTTCCGCCGGGCTGGGCGTCAGCATCCTTCCGCCCGGCGGATTGGCGCCCGGGCGGACGGTGAGTCCGCTCACCGGCAACCTGGGCTGGGTGGAGGTGCCGCTGGAATCGGGGCTGGCCTTCCGCGAAATCGGTCTTGCATGGCGCGAACGCCGCGGCGGCCAGGAGGCCGAGCCGGACCAAGTCAGGCTGTTCCGCGAGATGGTCCTGGCCGACGGGCCGGCGCTGCTGGCAGGGCTGGTCCGGGCGCGCTCCGGGTGA
- a CDS encoding MFS transporter yields the protein MPLLSTHTMSRLEPWDGHPKGSAAYGRLLAGLAFAGVATFAQLYSTQAVLPIMATELRVSAAEAALTISLATVGLAVTVIPWSFLADRIGRIRAMTLGISAATVLGLMVPLASTFPILLGLRLLEGMALGGIPAIAIAYLNEEVHKAHAALAAGSYVAGTTLGGLAGRLVAGPVGELWGWRAAALAVSVLAAVAAVLFLVLVPKAQGFTPAAASGFRGAARTLAGHLRNPRLLALYVQAFLLMGGFVAVYNYLGFRLSGEPFGLPATVISLIFVAYLSGTVTSRLAAGLTVKFGRRTILLAGIVLMVLGLALTLTQVLLLILAGLLLFTGGFFAAHSIGAGWTGGIATTGRAQAASLYNLAYYLGSSAIGWAGGLVFQSLGWTALALTVIGLGCTTAVITAVVHPASGARQGKPGS from the coding sequence ATGCCGCTGCTCTCAACGCACACCATGTCCAGGCTGGAGCCGTGGGACGGCCACCCGAAGGGTTCGGCGGCCTACGGACGGCTGCTGGCAGGACTCGCGTTTGCCGGTGTGGCGACGTTCGCGCAGCTCTACTCCACGCAGGCCGTGCTGCCCATCATGGCCACTGAGCTGCGGGTGTCCGCTGCCGAGGCGGCCCTCACCATCTCCCTGGCCACGGTGGGCCTGGCCGTCACGGTCATCCCGTGGTCCTTCCTCGCGGACCGGATCGGCCGCATCCGGGCCATGACCCTCGGCATCTCCGCCGCGACGGTCCTTGGCCTCATGGTCCCCCTGGCTTCCACTTTTCCCATTCTCCTGGGGCTCCGGCTGCTCGAGGGCATGGCACTGGGCGGCATTCCCGCGATCGCCATTGCCTACCTGAACGAGGAAGTCCACAAGGCGCACGCCGCCCTGGCCGCCGGGAGCTACGTCGCGGGCACCACGTTGGGCGGGCTCGCCGGACGGCTGGTGGCCGGGCCTGTGGGTGAACTGTGGGGATGGCGTGCAGCGGCGCTGGCCGTCTCCGTCCTTGCGGCGGTGGCCGCGGTCCTGTTCCTGGTCCTGGTGCCCAAGGCACAAGGCTTCACCCCGGCGGCCGCCAGCGGATTCCGCGGGGCGGCCAGAACACTGGCCGGCCATCTGCGCAATCCCCGACTGCTGGCCCTCTACGTCCAGGCGTTCCTGCTGATGGGCGGCTTCGTCGCGGTCTACAACTACCTCGGGTTCCGGCTCTCCGGGGAGCCGTTCGGGCTCCCCGCTACGGTGATCAGCCTCATATTCGTGGCCTACCTCTCCGGAACCGTGACCTCACGGCTGGCGGCCGGCCTCACCGTGAAGTTCGGCCGCCGGACCATCCTGCTGGCCGGGATCGTGCTGATGGTCCTGGGCCTGGCACTGACCCTGACGCAAGTCCTCCTCCTGATCCTGGCCGGGCTCCTGCTGTTCACCGGCGGATTCTTCGCGGCGCACAGCATCGGGGCGGGCTGGACCGGAGGAATAGCCACCACCGGCCGGGCGCAGGCGGCTTCGCTCTACAACCTGGCCTACTACCTTGGGTCCAGTGCCATCGGGTGGGCCGGCGGCTTGGTGTTCCAGTCCCTCGGCTGGACCGCCCTGGCGCTGACCGTCATCGGGCTGGGATGTACGACGGCGGTGATCACCGCCGTCGTACATCCCGCCTCCGGTGCCCGGCAAGGGAAACCCGGCAGCTAG
- a CDS encoding PLP-dependent aspartate aminotransferase family protein, with the protein MLSRDSLAVHAGRNGLTEQGVHAVPIDLSTTAPLPSVHDGGQAYEQMATGGVHLEGQSTVYQRLWNPTVARFEDGVAALEGAPEAVAFATGMAALSAALLATVAAGKKHVVAVRPLYGGSDHILASGVLGTEVTFSSADGVRAALRPDTGLVIVETPANPSLELVDIARLAADADGVPLLVDNTFASPVLQQPLAHGATLVLHSATKFLGGHGDAMGGVIAACPEWTTRLRQVRAVTGGILTPWPAYLLHRGLATLPVRVRAQQATAHKVATALAGHGLVKDVFYPGLPECDPLGLVGTQMSGPGSLMAFELASAEHAERIPPAVRMITHAVSLGGIDTLIQHPAGLTHRPVAAEAKPHARLLRLSVGLEDSADIVADLVQAIEGTR; encoded by the coding sequence GTGCTTTCTCGCGATTCACTGGCTGTGCATGCCGGCCGGAACGGCCTCACCGAACAGGGCGTGCACGCCGTACCGATTGACCTGTCCACCACCGCGCCGCTTCCGTCCGTCCACGACGGCGGCCAGGCCTACGAACAGATGGCCACCGGAGGCGTGCACCTGGAAGGCCAGAGCACCGTCTACCAGCGGCTGTGGAACCCCACGGTCGCCCGCTTCGAGGACGGCGTCGCGGCCCTGGAAGGTGCACCGGAAGCGGTGGCCTTCGCCACCGGGATGGCCGCCCTGAGTGCCGCGCTACTTGCCACGGTCGCCGCCGGAAAGAAGCACGTTGTGGCGGTCCGTCCGCTGTACGGCGGCAGCGACCACATCCTCGCTTCGGGTGTCCTGGGCACGGAAGTGACGTTCAGTTCGGCGGACGGCGTCCGCGCAGCCTTGCGCCCCGACACCGGACTGGTGATTGTGGAAACGCCGGCCAACCCCAGCCTGGAACTCGTGGACATCGCGCGGCTGGCGGCCGACGCGGACGGCGTCCCGCTGCTGGTGGACAACACCTTCGCCAGCCCCGTGCTGCAGCAGCCCCTGGCGCACGGCGCCACGCTGGTCCTGCACAGTGCCACCAAGTTCCTCGGCGGCCACGGGGATGCCATGGGCGGGGTCATAGCGGCTTGCCCGGAGTGGACCACGCGGCTCCGCCAGGTCCGTGCCGTCACCGGCGGCATCCTGACCCCCTGGCCGGCCTACCTGCTGCACCGGGGACTGGCCACTCTTCCCGTGCGGGTGCGGGCGCAACAGGCAACCGCCCACAAAGTTGCCACTGCGCTTGCAGGGCACGGGCTGGTCAAGGATGTTTTCTACCCTGGGCTGCCGGAGTGCGATCCGCTGGGCCTGGTGGGGACGCAGATGTCAGGCCCCGGTTCGCTGATGGCCTTTGAGCTGGCCAGCGCGGAACACGCGGAGAGGATCCCGCCGGCTGTCAGGATGATCACCCATGCCGTTTCGCTCGGCGGGATCGACACCCTCATCCAGCACCCGGCGGGGCTGACCCACCGGCCGGTTGCCGCCGAGGCCAAGCCCCATGCGCGGCTGCTCCGGCTTTCCGTCGGGCTGGAGGATTCCGCGGATATCGTGGCGGACCTTGTGCAGGCAATCGAAGGGACGCGCTAG
- a CDS encoding Lrp/AsnC family transcriptional regulator, with protein MSSSAKNIRLGAGTEPLDAIDERLLAALVEDARISNKQLAELVGIAPSTALMRTRALSERGIIQGFEAKLSLSAIGRSVQALIAVRLRAHDREQIDRFTSRVPKLPAVLSTFHTSGSVDYLLHIAVATTEDLRDWVLDNLATDPVVGHTETTLVFDHMQGNHGPLPD; from the coding sequence GTGAGCAGCAGTGCGAAGAATATTCGGCTTGGAGCTGGGACGGAACCGCTGGACGCCATTGACGAGCGGCTGCTGGCCGCCCTGGTGGAAGACGCGCGAATTTCGAACAAGCAGCTTGCCGAGCTCGTGGGCATTGCCCCGTCCACGGCGCTCATGCGCACCCGGGCGCTGTCCGAACGCGGCATCATCCAGGGTTTTGAGGCGAAACTGAGCCTGTCCGCGATCGGCCGGTCCGTTCAGGCACTCATCGCCGTCAGGCTCCGCGCCCACGACCGGGAACAGATTGACCGGTTTACCTCCCGGGTGCCCAAGCTGCCTGCAGTGCTCTCCACCTTCCACACCTCCGGTTCGGTGGACTACCTGCTGCACATTGCCGTGGCCACCACCGAAGACCTGCGCGACTGGGTACTGGACAACCTGGCAACCGACCCCGTGGTGGGCCATACCGAAACCACCCTGGTGTTCGACCACATGCAGGGGAACCACGGCCCGCTGCCCGACTGA
- a CDS encoding 2-nitropropane dioxygenase: MSTLSATGSAACGPYRRPTVIESAAARLGAALVRWAERRRVILSDWAERERAATLRREQLDVLRSDVMGTAHSGLYIWH; the protein is encoded by the coding sequence ATGAGCACACTCTCCGCCACCGGTTCAGCCGCGTGCGGCCCCTACCGCCGTCCCACGGTCATCGAGTCGGCTGCAGCCAGGCTGGGTGCAGCGCTGGTCCGCTGGGCCGAGCGCCGGCGTGTCATCCTCTCCGACTGGGCGGAACGCGAGCGGGCCGCAACCCTCCGCCGCGAGCAGTTGGACGTCCTGCGGAGCGACGTCATGGGCACCGCGCATTCGGGGCTCTACATCTGGCATTAG
- a CDS encoding helix-turn-helix domain-containing protein, protein MNGSPETSPPELKSSAATPADAALPAGEEAAFPVRRVDTVSLKALAHPLRVQILEMLSRYGAQTACSLGELLNESSGSTSYHLRQLAKHDFVREVEGKGTARERWWERPRGAIQITSPELATSPATEEASRLVTREFEHSRQAVLADFMAHGSEALDAEWLHAALISTANARLTAGQLARYTHALEAYGHRVLEEIRAEGEQEGARPVQIHLNAFPILGVPASAGSRSRTSRTAPQESPERKQP, encoded by the coding sequence ATGAACGGTTCACCGGAAACATCACCGCCGGAACTGAAGTCCAGTGCGGCGACACCGGCGGACGCGGCCCTGCCGGCCGGTGAGGAAGCCGCGTTTCCGGTCCGCCGGGTGGATACGGTGTCCCTGAAGGCCCTCGCCCACCCGTTGCGCGTACAGATCCTGGAGATGCTTTCGCGTTACGGCGCGCAGACCGCCTGCAGCCTGGGTGAACTGCTCAACGAATCCAGCGGTTCAACCAGCTACCACCTTCGCCAGCTCGCCAAGCATGACTTTGTCCGCGAGGTGGAAGGCAAGGGCACCGCGCGGGAGCGCTGGTGGGAGCGTCCCCGTGGCGCCATCCAGATCACATCCCCGGAACTGGCGACGTCCCCGGCAACGGAAGAGGCATCGAGGCTGGTCACCCGGGAATTCGAGCACAGCCGGCAGGCCGTGCTGGCCGACTTCATGGCCCACGGCAGTGAAGCCCTCGACGCCGAATGGCTCCACGCCGCCCTCATAAGCACTGCCAATGCCCGTCTCACTGCGGGCCAGCTGGCCAGGTACACCCACGCCCTGGAGGCGTACGGCCACCGCGTGCTGGAGGAAATCCGTGCCGAGGGCGAGCAGGAAGGCGCCAGGCCAGTCCAGATCCATCTCAATGCATTTCCCATCCTCGGCGTGCCCGCTTCGGCAGGAAGCCGGAGCCGCACGTCAAGGACCGCACCCCAGGAAAGTCCCGAAAGGAAACAGCCATGA
- a CDS encoding MFS transporter codes for MTVFSELRMRPATAGRWAWDASTTARLVMAGVVIFTLLVGANLATPLYPLLQAKLGIGSFGITVAFASYVLALVATLMLAGHWSDHIGRRAALLLAVVVGLVGGVIFATADSLPMLSAGRALQGVAVALATGASSAALRELLPARPDWASRFTLLASAGGVAAGPAIGGVLSLLPGPTSTPYYVHSVVLVAMLVPLYLLKARPAIKSAAGPQPLKVLAPRRPSVSSEARGAFWLASAVGFLSFSVFGFCLSLAPGYFAQIMGADSRPLIGVLAGLTLGASALSQLLTVTGRFVVPAGLAVLAASVLLIAAAAVWSSPLLLIAASLAAGVGQGVSFRTVFNDVAGKVEAPRHAQIISTVYVITYLGSALPVIGLGIATAAYGLQAAVTGFVVLCALMASVLAAVTLSAALRRPA; via the coding sequence ATGACTGTCTTCAGCGAACTCCGCATGCGTCCGGCCACCGCCGGACGCTGGGCATGGGACGCTTCCACCACGGCCCGGCTGGTCATGGCGGGCGTTGTGATCTTCACGCTTCTGGTCGGCGCGAACCTCGCAACCCCGCTCTACCCGCTGCTCCAGGCGAAGCTTGGCATCGGGTCCTTCGGCATCACGGTGGCGTTCGCTTCCTACGTCCTGGCGCTGGTGGCCACCCTGATGTTGGCCGGGCACTGGTCCGACCACATCGGCCGCCGTGCCGCGCTGCTGCTCGCCGTCGTGGTGGGGCTGGTGGGCGGCGTGATTTTCGCTACTGCGGACAGCCTGCCGATGCTTTCAGCCGGCCGCGCCCTCCAGGGCGTCGCCGTTGCCCTGGCCACCGGCGCAAGTTCCGCTGCGCTGCGCGAACTGCTGCCCGCCCGTCCGGACTGGGCGTCGCGGTTCACCCTTCTGGCGTCTGCCGGGGGAGTCGCTGCCGGGCCGGCCATCGGCGGTGTCCTGTCGCTGCTGCCCGGGCCGACGTCCACGCCGTACTACGTTCATTCGGTAGTCCTGGTCGCGATGCTCGTGCCGCTGTACCTGCTCAAGGCGCGCCCTGCCATAAAGTCTGCAGCGGGGCCACAGCCGCTTAAGGTGCTGGCGCCGCGCCGCCCCTCCGTGTCCAGTGAGGCGCGGGGGGCCTTCTGGCTGGCTTCCGCCGTCGGGTTCCTCAGCTTCAGCGTGTTCGGTTTCTGCCTCTCCCTGGCACCCGGATACTTTGCCCAGATCATGGGAGCCGATTCCCGGCCGCTCATCGGCGTCCTGGCCGGGCTGACCCTCGGTGCGTCCGCGCTCAGCCAGCTGCTGACCGTCACTGGAAGGTTCGTGGTCCCCGCCGGCCTTGCAGTGCTCGCCGCTTCGGTGCTCCTGATTGCCGCCGCCGCAGTATGGAGCAGCCCCTTGCTGCTGATCGCGGCTAGCCTCGCTGCCGGCGTCGGACAGGGGGTGTCGTTCCGGACTGTTTTCAACGATGTGGCCGGAAAGGTGGAGGCCCCGCGGCACGCCCAAATCATCAGCACGGTGTACGTGATCACGTACCTTGGCAGCGCCCTGCCGGTGATCGGCCTGGGAATTGCGACGGCGGCCTATGGCCTGCAGGCGGCCGTGACCGGCTTTGTGGTGCTTTGCGCGCTCATGGCGTCCGTGCTGGCCGCAGTGACGCTGTCTGCCGCGCTTCGACGGCCTGCCTGA
- a CDS encoding Lrp/AsnC family transcriptional regulator has protein sequence MNGSDDLNSLDNTDLKILLELIRDPRVQIGELSESLGIARNTAQSRIRRMLRSGLLHDGGREIDLEAVGYDVVAFVTIEVSHRELDGVVGALRLIPQVLEVHEISGRGDVWCRVVATDTHNLQTALRSILRIKGVIRTETVLALHTHIPYRTEPLISRLAQSAAQAAPRGG, from the coding sequence ATGAACGGAAGTGACGATTTGAACAGCTTGGACAATACGGATCTGAAGATCCTGCTCGAACTGATCCGTGATCCGCGGGTCCAGATCGGCGAACTCAGTGAGTCGCTGGGCATCGCCCGCAACACGGCGCAGTCCCGGATCCGGCGGATGCTCCGCTCCGGCCTGCTGCACGACGGCGGCCGGGAAATCGACCTCGAAGCGGTGGGATACGACGTCGTCGCCTTCGTGACGATCGAAGTGTCCCACCGGGAACTCGACGGAGTTGTGGGCGCCCTGCGCCTGATCCCCCAGGTCCTTGAGGTCCACGAAATCTCCGGGCGGGGCGACGTCTGGTGCCGGGTGGTGGCCACGGATACGCACAACCTGCAGACTGCGTTGCGGTCGATCCTGAGGATCAAGGGGGTAATCCGCACGGAGACCGTCCTCGCCCTGCACACGCACATCCCCTACCGGACCGAGCCGCTGATCAGCAGGCTCGCCCAAAGCGCCGCGCAGGCGGCCCCGCGCGGCGGATGA